The following are encoded in a window of Kitasatospora sp. NBC_01250 genomic DNA:
- a CDS encoding type I restriction-modification system subunit M — MALKKSDLYSSLWRSCDELRGGMDAGQYKDYILTLLFVKYVTDKAKSDPNSLIDVPAGGSFDDMVALKGDKEIGDKINKIIGKLAEANGLEKVIDLADFNDEEKLGKGKEMQDRLSKLVAIFAVLDFRGSRAEGDDLLGDAYEYLMRHFATESGKSKGQFYTPAEVSRVLAKVVGIGSGTRQDQTVYDPTCGSGSLLLKVADEAPRGLTIYGQEKDNATWALAQMNMILHGYEDREIRKGDTITSPQFTQGARLQTFDFAVANPPFSIKSWGNGLENDYGRFEFGRPPEKNGDYAFLLHVLKSLKSNGKAAVILPHGVLFRGHAEASIRRELLRRGYIKGIIGLPANLFYGTGIPACIVILDKENAHARTGVFMIDASKGFMKDGNKNRLRSQDIHKIVDVFNKQTEIERYSQMVALHEIADPKNDYNLNIPRYIDSSDPEDIQDLHAHMKGGIPDRDLDALDGYWEAFPSLRHTLFKPNRSGYSDLAVSVAEVQQAILDSDEFQKFAMDVRGQVDDWFAAHRPALQVLNPDTLPKDLIAGISDDLLARFKNTPLVDGYDVYEQLMTYWHGVMHDDVFLVMNDGWCEAAKPRKTIEDKERKLSETPDLVIGSGRSAIKYKMDLIPPALVLARYFAEEQAKVDSLHAAAEEASRAVEEYIEEHAVEDGLLAEAMDDGKISKPLASTRLKAARYQGADVEEITALQYLVKLYNEEAVAKKAAKESQAALDLATLKKYGDLTEPQIKQLVLDDKWHTTIAERVAQVVNSLTLALVARIQELGERYAETVSSLNATLRMLEAKVAGHLEMMGVEQ, encoded by the coding sequence GTGGCCCTCAAGAAGTCTGACCTGTACAGCTCGCTCTGGCGGAGCTGCGACGAGTTGCGCGGCGGAATGGATGCCGGCCAGTACAAGGACTACATCCTGACGCTGCTGTTCGTGAAGTATGTGACGGACAAGGCCAAGTCCGATCCGAACTCCCTGATCGACGTCCCCGCCGGCGGATCCTTCGATGACATGGTCGCTCTCAAGGGCGATAAGGAGATCGGCGACAAGATCAACAAGATCATCGGCAAGCTCGCTGAGGCCAACGGACTCGAGAAGGTCATCGACCTGGCCGACTTCAACGACGAGGAGAAGCTCGGCAAGGGCAAGGAGATGCAGGATCGCCTCTCCAAGCTGGTGGCGATTTTCGCTGTTCTCGACTTCCGAGGTAGCCGCGCTGAGGGCGACGACCTGCTTGGCGACGCCTACGAATACCTGATGCGGCACTTCGCAACGGAGTCGGGCAAATCGAAGGGGCAGTTCTACACTCCGGCCGAAGTCTCGCGGGTGCTCGCCAAGGTCGTCGGTATCGGATCGGGCACCCGACAGGACCAAACGGTCTACGACCCCACGTGCGGGTCCGGCTCGTTGCTCCTCAAGGTCGCTGACGAGGCTCCACGCGGCCTCACCATTTATGGCCAGGAGAAGGACAACGCCACGTGGGCGCTGGCCCAGATGAACATGATCCTCCACGGCTACGAGGACCGTGAAATCCGCAAGGGCGACACGATCACCAGCCCACAGTTCACCCAGGGCGCACGGCTACAGACCTTCGACTTCGCCGTCGCCAATCCGCCGTTCTCTATCAAGTCATGGGGAAACGGCCTGGAGAACGACTACGGTCGCTTCGAGTTCGGTCGGCCGCCGGAGAAGAACGGCGACTACGCCTTCCTCCTGCACGTCCTCAAGTCCCTCAAGAGCAACGGCAAGGCCGCAGTCATCTTGCCGCACGGTGTGCTGTTCCGTGGTCACGCCGAAGCGAGCATTCGTAGAGAGCTGTTGCGTCGCGGCTACATCAAGGGCATTATCGGCCTGCCCGCGAACCTCTTCTACGGCACCGGCATTCCAGCCTGCATCGTCATCCTCGACAAGGAGAATGCCCACGCGCGCACTGGCGTCTTCATGATCGATGCTTCCAAGGGTTTCATGAAGGACGGCAACAAGAATCGCCTTCGGAGTCAGGACATCCACAAGATCGTCGACGTCTTCAACAAGCAGACTGAGATCGAGCGCTATTCGCAAATGGTGGCGCTCCACGAGATTGCTGACCCGAAGAACGACTACAACCTCAACATCCCGCGGTACATCGATTCCTCCGATCCAGAAGACATCCAGGACCTTCACGCCCACATGAAGGGCGGGATCCCGGACCGCGACCTGGATGCACTCGACGGGTACTGGGAGGCATTCCCAAGCCTTCGTCACACGCTCTTCAAGCCAAACCGCTCTGGCTATAGCGATCTGGCTGTCAGCGTGGCTGAGGTACAACAGGCCATCCTGGACTCCGACGAGTTCCAGAAGTTCGCTATGGACGTCCGTGGACAGGTTGACGACTGGTTCGCCGCGCACCGGCCGGCCCTGCAAGTGCTCAACCCGGACACCCTCCCCAAGGATCTGATCGCTGGCATCAGTGACGATCTACTGGCCCGGTTCAAGAACACCCCTCTGGTCGACGGGTACGACGTCTACGAGCAGCTCATGACTTATTGGCACGGCGTCATGCACGACGACGTCTTCCTCGTCATGAACGACGGGTGGTGTGAGGCGGCGAAGCCCCGCAAGACCATCGAGGACAAGGAGCGCAAGCTCTCTGAGACCCCGGACCTTGTCATTGGCTCAGGGCGCAGTGCCATCAAGTACAAGATGGACCTCATCCCGCCAGCGCTAGTGCTCGCCCGTTACTTTGCGGAGGAGCAGGCCAAGGTTGATTCACTGCATGCGGCGGCCGAAGAGGCAAGCCGCGCTGTCGAGGAGTACATCGAGGAGCACGCCGTGGAGGACGGCCTACTTGCTGAGGCAATGGACGATGGCAAGATCTCCAAGCCGCTTGCTTCGACGCGACTCAAGGCGGCCCGATATCAGGGAGCCGACGTGGAGGAGATCACGGCGCTGCAGTACCTGGTCAAGCTGTACAACGAAGAGGCTGTCGCCAAGAAGGCCGCCAAGGAGTCTCAGGCCGCGCTCGATCTGGCAACCCTCAAGAAGTATGGTGATCTCACCGAGCCTCAAATCAAGCAGCTTGTACTCGACGACAAGTGGCATACGACGATCGCGGAGCGCGTCGCTCAGGTTGTCAACTCACTGACCTTGGCGCTGGTGGCGCGTATTCAGGAACTGGGCGAGCGATACGCGGAGACGGTCAGCTCGCTAAATGCCACATTGAGGATGCTCGAAGCGAAAGTCGCCGGCCACCTTGAAATGATGGGGGTGGAACAGTGA
- a CDS encoding DUF4357 domain-containing protein: MATLSIHFDPAVIARLVSASGDVTVHVTLSLGEATGFAQVAPVIPQGPLAGLMRADLLEPGTVLTFRQRRANRSGRAVVTADGQLVVDGHSSPFPSPSKAAEAVTGNIINGWTLWRTPDGSTLDQLRQKLDAE, encoded by the coding sequence ATGGCCACGCTTAGCATCCACTTCGACCCCGCTGTCATCGCCCGACTCGTAAGTGCGAGCGGTGACGTCACCGTCCACGTCACCCTGTCCCTCGGTGAAGCGACTGGCTTCGCGCAGGTCGCTCCGGTCATTCCCCAGGGGCCCCTGGCTGGGTTGATGCGCGCCGACCTGCTCGAACCGGGGACTGTCCTCACGTTCCGTCAGCGCCGCGCCAACAGGTCGGGCCGCGCCGTTGTCACCGCCGATGGTCAGCTCGTCGTCGACGGGCACTCCTCTCCCTTTCCCTCGCCGTCGAAGGCCGCAGAGGCCGTGACTGGCAACATCATCAACGGCTGGACCCTCTGGCGGACGCCCGACGGTTCCACGTTGGATCAGCTGCGACAGAAGCTGGACGCCGAGTAG
- a CDS encoding PIN domain-containing protein, with protein sequence MKEQPARSLVLDSEALSLLLLNDRTMAARIEASRQVGVPVLVSVLTIVEAAQGKTDPARLKWVLSRLRVEPVSQEDSLTAVALLRDAGGLHGHKYAIDALVAALALRAPTPVIVLTSDRDDWSKLCGSRVIIREL encoded by the coding sequence GTGAAGGAGCAGCCGGCCCGGTCGCTGGTACTCGACTCCGAGGCGCTCTCCCTGCTCCTGCTTAACGACCGCACGATGGCGGCTCGCATCGAGGCATCCCGGCAGGTCGGAGTACCTGTCCTCGTGTCTGTGCTCACCATCGTCGAAGCAGCACAGGGAAAGACCGACCCGGCGCGCTTGAAATGGGTGCTCTCCCGGCTGCGGGTGGAGCCAGTCAGCCAGGAGGACTCCCTGACCGCGGTGGCGCTGCTCCGGGACGCCGGCGGGCTGCACGGGCACAAGTACGCCATCGACGCTCTCGTCGCCGCGCTCGCACTACGGGCCCCAACCCCTGTGATCGTGCTGACCTCCGACCGCGACGACTGGTCGAAGCTCTGCGGAAGCCGCGTGATCATCAGAGAGCTGTGA
- a CDS encoding restriction endonuclease subunit S, producing the protein MTGWRTTHLGAVVTLQRGFDLPSRLRRRGTTPIVSSSGISGWHDQPMVKAPGVVTGRYGTIGEVFFEEVDFWPLNTTLWVSNFHGNDKRFVYYLLQRINFAAHSGKSGVPGVNRNDLHSELVSLPLSVDDQRVIADALSDCDNLISALERQIAKERAIKQGMMQQLLTGRTRLQGFEGVWEYHLVAEMGDVLAGKALNVSGAGALRPYLRTKNVLDGRIDLEDVLWMPMTDVEFERFRIECGDVLLNEGQSLELVGRCSIYSGEFGTPCAMQNQLLRFRSYPGTSPEFAAHLFRYCQWAGAFSVIATKTTSVAHLGSSRLSNLRLLWPTDRREQAAIAEVLSDMDAEITAHEVRLDKARAVKQGMMQQLLTGRTRLPVMESAA; encoded by the coding sequence GTGACCGGCTGGCGAACGACCCATCTCGGAGCAGTGGTGACGCTCCAGCGTGGCTTCGATCTTCCGTCAAGGCTCCGGCGCCGCGGTACGACTCCGATCGTGAGCTCATCTGGAATCAGCGGATGGCACGACCAGCCGATGGTCAAGGCACCGGGAGTCGTGACGGGCCGATATGGAACCATTGGAGAGGTCTTTTTCGAAGAGGTCGACTTCTGGCCACTCAACACCACCCTGTGGGTCTCCAATTTCCATGGGAATGACAAGCGCTTCGTTTATTACCTGTTGCAGCGGATCAACTTCGCAGCACACAGTGGAAAGAGCGGGGTGCCTGGAGTCAATCGTAACGACCTCCACAGCGAATTGGTCTCCCTGCCACTATCGGTCGATGACCAGAGGGTAATCGCCGATGCTCTGAGCGATTGCGACAATCTGATCTCTGCACTAGAGCGCCAGATCGCCAAGGAGCGGGCGATTAAGCAAGGCATGATGCAGCAGCTCCTGACCGGTCGGACACGCCTGCAGGGGTTCGAGGGCGTCTGGGAGTATCATCTTGTTGCTGAGATGGGGGATGTCCTTGCTGGCAAGGCACTGAACGTCAGCGGTGCTGGAGCCTTGCGTCCCTACCTTCGGACAAAGAACGTGCTTGATGGGCGAATCGATCTAGAGGACGTTCTATGGATGCCTATGACAGATGTCGAGTTTGAACGCTTTCGCATTGAATGCGGGGATGTTCTACTCAATGAAGGCCAGTCTCTAGAGCTCGTTGGTCGCTGCTCCATTTACAGCGGTGAATTCGGAACTCCCTGCGCAATGCAGAATCAGCTGCTCCGATTTCGATCCTACCCGGGGACGTCTCCCGAATTCGCTGCACATCTCTTTCGGTATTGCCAGTGGGCGGGGGCGTTTTCTGTTATCGCTACGAAGACTACCTCGGTTGCGCATCTAGGCAGCTCAAGGCTTAGCAATCTTCGTCTTCTTTGGCCTACTGATCGACGCGAACAGGCGGCGATTGCTGAGGTGTTGTCTGATATGGATGCCGAAATCACTGCCCATGAGGTCCGTCTCGATAAGGCGCGCGCTGTCAAGCAAGGCATGATGCAACAGCTCCTGACAGGCCGCACTCGCCTTCCCGTCATGGAGAGCGCAGCGTGA
- a CDS encoding transposase: MPERGDQHPVAPARSRAGVPTIRVRFSRADCRPGPALRECVNSPRAKCWEINLRPREEYEVRQHARELQQSDGWKARYKIRAGVEGTTSQAVRACDLRSARYRAMPKTSPQHQRTGAAIGLIHIDAWPTDTPHARPRTSILATLRQQHPLAGAAALPLCGSSDRSGRHP, encoded by the coding sequence GTGCCCGAACGGGGTGACCAGCACCCAGTGGCACCAGCGCGTTCCAGGGCCGGAGTGCCGACCATTCGGGTCCGGTTCTCCCGGGCCGACTGCCGGCCCGGCCCTGCGCTGCGGGAGTGCGTCAACTCACCCAGAGCCAAGTGCTGGGAGATCAACCTGCGTCCCCGCGAGGAGTACGAAGTCCGCCAGCACGCCCGCGAGCTCCAGCAGAGCGACGGGTGGAAGGCCCGGTACAAGATCCGCGCTGGTGTCGAGGGAACAACCTCCCAAGCGGTCAGGGCCTGCGACCTACGCAGCGCCCGTTACCGAGCCATGCCGAAGACAAGCCCCCAGCACCAACGCACCGGAGCGGCGATCGGCCTCATCCACATCGACGCCTGGCCCACCGACACTCCCCACGCCCGACCGCGCACCAGCATCCTGGCAACGCTTCGCCAACAGCATCCTCTTGCCGGGGCGGCGGCCCTTCCTCTGTGCGGCTCTTCGGACAGAAGCGGTCGCCATCCCTGA
- a CDS encoding N-6 DNA methylase, with the protein MIAEAANPAAELAERLWRAYAPYRRGRGTVGDLDAMLAILVLAAFAEAGGRPEGDFVKRWKRASAEAAAGFSPVAELRGALQDAARHPGFPLPWSADLDLGSGPDDAAWMTAFVAALDRGPGFGEVAVAEVCELLLQRHAAEGALPGGEFYTPRGVADLLVDLADPRPGDRIMDPACGTGSVLAAAARYLAGRGPVGDNSFEAYAADRSNVRPAMLNLALHGVSVPQVELADPATLLRDRSLGRADRVLSNPPFNQRIDGWEHRQFISPPESSANFAWLQLAWSQLKEGGIAAVVMPARAAWAGGAEARIRREMVALGAVLAVIALPAHLFAGTNIAVHVWVLGRGRRSRPAQRSDSVILVDARSVGGQPSERPRVLSGEDVDRIADCFRLWLGTSEEVDEPGFARAVSYAELIENTGNLDPRTYLRTESGPSGAADLSAMLADFERRNREASELGAELAQIAGAQDQLAQDGIRCQSLLLKDVVSGDSTAGGRPVRLLAGPSGSRVRAQDYVGVGGVPVVMPKDISDVGFIVDGIKCISEQHAERLDRFRLNIGDIVVARRGDLGRCAVVGEEQQGWVCGTGCFVISPPGTVDSHYLAAFLRSPGAREWLDAHSTGSLALRTISLEVLGMLPVVLPDLDTQRSIGEAMASFDAHERRLLDQLATTRDIRSKALNSFLAR; encoded by the coding sequence ATGATCGCAGAAGCGGCAAATCCGGCAGCAGAGCTCGCCGAGCGGTTGTGGCGGGCGTATGCGCCCTACCGGCGCGGCCGCGGTACGGTCGGTGACCTCGACGCGATGCTGGCGATCCTGGTGCTGGCCGCCTTTGCGGAGGCGGGAGGCCGGCCCGAGGGCGATTTCGTGAAGCGGTGGAAACGCGCTTCGGCGGAGGCCGCAGCCGGTTTCTCTCCGGTGGCCGAACTTCGGGGGGCTCTGCAGGACGCGGCCAGGCATCCGGGTTTTCCGCTGCCATGGTCGGCCGACCTCGACCTCGGGAGTGGACCGGACGATGCCGCCTGGATGACGGCTTTCGTCGCGGCGTTGGACCGGGGCCCCGGCTTCGGAGAAGTCGCGGTGGCTGAGGTCTGTGAGCTGCTGCTCCAACGGCATGCCGCTGAAGGGGCATTGCCTGGAGGGGAGTTCTACACGCCGCGCGGGGTCGCCGATCTGCTCGTCGATCTGGCCGACCCTCGTCCGGGAGACCGGATCATGGATCCGGCCTGTGGTACCGGCAGCGTGCTTGCGGCCGCTGCTCGGTACCTGGCCGGGCGGGGGCCGGTCGGCGACAACTCGTTCGAGGCGTACGCGGCGGATCGGAGCAACGTGCGCCCGGCGATGTTGAACCTGGCCCTGCACGGGGTGAGCGTGCCGCAGGTGGAACTGGCGGATCCGGCGACGCTGTTGCGGGACCGGAGCCTGGGCCGTGCCGACCGGGTGCTGAGCAATCCGCCGTTCAATCAGCGCATCGACGGGTGGGAGCACCGGCAGTTCATCTCGCCACCGGAGTCGAGCGCCAACTTCGCCTGGTTGCAGCTTGCCTGGTCCCAGCTCAAGGAAGGGGGGATCGCGGCGGTTGTGATGCCTGCGCGGGCGGCTTGGGCGGGAGGAGCGGAGGCGCGGATCCGCCGTGAGATGGTCGCCCTGGGCGCGGTTCTCGCGGTCATCGCGCTGCCGGCGCACCTCTTCGCGGGTACCAATATCGCCGTGCACGTCTGGGTACTCGGCCGGGGCCGCCGGTCCCGGCCGGCGCAGCGTAGCGACTCCGTGATCCTCGTCGATGCTCGCAGCGTGGGGGGCCAGCCGTCGGAGCGGCCCCGCGTGCTGTCGGGTGAGGACGTCGATCGCATCGCAGACTGCTTCCGACTCTGGCTCGGAACCTCGGAGGAGGTGGACGAGCCGGGTTTCGCCCGAGCGGTTTCCTATGCCGAGCTCATCGAGAACACAGGAAATTTGGATCCGCGGACCTACCTCCGGACGGAGAGCGGGCCGAGCGGGGCTGCAGACCTGAGCGCCATGCTGGCCGATTTCGAGCGGCGCAACCGAGAGGCATCGGAGCTCGGAGCGGAACTGGCGCAGATCGCCGGCGCACAGGATCAACTGGCGCAGGACGGCATCCGATGCCAGAGCCTGCTGCTGAAGGACGTGGTGAGCGGCGACTCGACGGCCGGTGGGCGTCCTGTGCGGCTGCTCGCGGGGCCTTCGGGAAGCCGGGTCCGGGCCCAGGACTACGTGGGGGTCGGCGGGGTCCCCGTTGTGATGCCGAAGGACATCTCGGACGTCGGCTTCATCGTGGACGGCATCAAGTGCATCTCCGAGCAGCATGCCGAACGGCTTGACCGCTTCCGGTTGAATATCGGGGACATCGTGGTAGCGCGCCGTGGCGATCTCGGACGATGCGCCGTGGTCGGAGAAGAACAGCAGGGATGGGTCTGCGGCACCGGCTGTTTCGTGATCAGTCCTCCCGGCACCGTCGACTCTCACTACTTGGCGGCGTTCCTGCGCAGCCCTGGGGCTCGGGAGTGGCTCGACGCGCACTCGACCGGGAGCCTGGCCCTGCGCACCATCTCTCTCGAGGTGCTCGGGATGCTGCCCGTCGTCCTTCCCGATCTCGACACCCAGCGGTCCATCGGTGAAGCCATGGCGAGCTTCGATGCCCATGAGCGGCGGTTGCTGGACCAGCTGGCAACGACGCGGGACATCCGCAGCAAAGCGCTGAACAGCTTCCTGGCGAGATGA
- a CDS encoding IS3 family transposase codes for MSSSPLYARRTPICGARASSSRPLRFFCPGARPHPATVLRLIDEHQHRFGAEPVLRELHIPRLPLPPLALRVHEPCERRRYDAELTGRIHYIHAAFRREVTHVGRKRVEPLMRQACLQGVSPRRPPLVHPPRPTDDLTPDLVQRDFTADAPNRL; via the coding sequence ATGTCGAGCTCACCGCTCTACGCAAGGAGAACGCCGATCTGCGGTGCTCGTGCGAGCTCCTCAAGGCCACTTCGGTTTTTTTGCCCAGGAGCTCGACCCCACCCGGCGACGGTACTGAGGCTCATCGACGAGCACCAGCACCGCTTCGGAGCCGAGCCCGTCCTCCGGGAACTGCACATCCCCCGCCTCCCCCTACCACCGCTGGCGCTCCGCGTCCACGAGCCCTGCGAACGCAGACGGTACGACGCCGAGCTGACCGGGCGGATTCACTACATCCACGCCGCCTTTCGGCGCGAGGTCACTCACGTCGGCCGCAAGCGGGTCGAGCCCCTGATGCGCCAGGCCTGCCTCCAGGGCGTCAGCCCGCGCCGGCCCCCGCTCGTTCACCCGCCACGACCAACGGACGACCTCACCCCGGACCTGGTCCAGCGCGATTTCACCGCCGACGCTCCGAACCGGCTGTAG
- a CDS encoding site-specific integrase, whose translation MLVHYFSAEGWQSWGLGGQPLIPERMPVLLDDDFAFEDEDGPRATRAVNAWLRTLPSSGAPSPNSWRAYALAARDWLVHLRRHRVEVFGAREDLVAALGTYADRRLSGPLNERLDSSSWELQITALSRFYSWAGSEGLATAVPFTVAVGKRMVQGRLVETERNQARMRRPKPHVTVQYLEADFADLFRYGLAGLGPDGLEDATFRGRFPGRNAAMGGLVLGTGMRSREFTYLLVHEVPPLPAEPTEVPIPWAVPQLGAKGRKFRTTWIDYPAPAAVHSYAALDREMSRGSWRPKNPLVAEDADFYGGRINGRRTTWSALRPEERLRLVGPEGGSLLLALSYDGRPFVDWGTLFRRTARRIRGRFEPRFPDVAPHRCRHTFAMATLEKLVEGHYRQAAQLAAATGDASGLALYLLKADPLLILRDLLGHSSVVTTEVYLKRLDVHRIYRAAWENAHGAITPAVLAEADSEFEEDF comes from the coding sequence GTGTTGGTGCACTACTTCTCTGCCGAGGGCTGGCAGTCCTGGGGGCTTGGCGGTCAGCCGCTGATCCCTGAGCGGATGCCGGTACTTCTCGATGACGACTTCGCGTTCGAGGACGAGGACGGTCCGCGGGCGACGCGGGCGGTGAACGCGTGGCTGCGGACGCTGCCGTCGAGCGGGGCCCCTTCGCCGAACTCGTGGCGGGCGTACGCGCTGGCGGCTCGGGACTGGCTGGTTCACCTGCGACGACACCGTGTCGAGGTGTTCGGCGCCCGGGAGGACCTGGTCGCCGCTCTCGGCACGTACGCGGACCGTCGGCTGTCGGGACCGCTGAACGAACGGCTGGACTCCTCGTCCTGGGAGCTGCAGATCACCGCGCTCAGCCGGTTCTACAGCTGGGCCGGCAGCGAGGGGCTGGCGACAGCGGTGCCCTTCACGGTGGCCGTCGGCAAGCGGATGGTGCAGGGCCGGCTGGTGGAGACCGAACGGAACCAGGCTCGGATGCGAAGGCCGAAGCCGCATGTGACGGTGCAGTACCTGGAGGCGGACTTCGCTGATCTCTTCCGCTACGGCCTGGCCGGCCTGGGCCCGGACGGGTTGGAGGACGCGACGTTCCGCGGACGCTTCCCAGGCCGGAACGCGGCGATGGGCGGCCTGGTGCTGGGCACCGGGATGCGGAGCCGGGAGTTCACCTACCTGCTGGTCCACGAGGTTCCGCCGCTGCCCGCTGAGCCAACCGAGGTGCCGATCCCCTGGGCGGTTCCGCAGCTGGGAGCCAAGGGCCGCAAGTTCCGCACGACGTGGATCGACTACCCCGCACCGGCGGCGGTGCACTCCTACGCCGCTCTCGACCGGGAGATGTCGCGCGGCTCGTGGAGGCCGAAGAACCCGCTGGTCGCGGAGGACGCGGACTTCTACGGCGGCCGGATCAACGGCCGACGAACGACCTGGTCGGCCCTTCGGCCGGAGGAACGCCTGCGGCTGGTCGGCCCGGAAGGCGGCTCCCTGCTGCTGGCACTGAGCTACGACGGCCGGCCCTTCGTGGACTGGGGAACGCTGTTCCGCCGAACGGCCCGCCGAATCCGCGGCCGCTTCGAGCCGCGGTTCCCGGACGTCGCCCCGCACCGGTGCCGGCACACCTTCGCGATGGCCACGCTGGAGAAGCTGGTGGAGGGCCACTACCGGCAGGCCGCCCAACTCGCGGCAGCCACCGGCGATGCCTCGGGCTTGGCGCTCTACCTGTTGAAAGCCGATCCTCTGTTGATCCTGCGCGACCTGCTCGGGCACTCCAGCGTGGTCACCACGGAGGTCTACCTCAAGCGGCTGGACGTGCACCGGATCTACCGCGCGGCCTGGGAGAACGCTCACGGGGCCATCACCCCGGCCGTGCTCGCCGAGGCCGACTCCGAGTTCGAGGAGGACTTCTGA